The Streptomyces sp. NBC_01775 genome includes a region encoding these proteins:
- the prmC gene encoding peptide chain release factor N(5)-glutamine methyltransferase, producing MNVLLAEVAQATQRLADAGVPSPRFDAEELASFVHGVGRGELHRVADADFDARYWEAVARREAREPLQHITGRAFFRYLELQVGAGVFVPRPETESVVGWAIDAVRAMDVAEPLIVDLCSGSGAIALALAQEVPRSRVHAVELDEGAYGWARKNVEGSRVTLHHADALTALPELDGQVDLVISNPPYIPLTEWEYVAPEARDHDPGMALFSGEDGLDIIRGLERAAHRLLRPGGVVVIEHADTQGGQVPWIFTEDRGWADAADHPDLNNRPRFATARREVP from the coding sequence GTGAACGTGCTGCTCGCCGAGGTGGCCCAGGCCACACAGCGGCTGGCCGACGCCGGCGTGCCCTCGCCGCGCTTCGACGCCGAGGAGCTGGCCTCCTTCGTGCACGGCGTCGGACGCGGCGAGCTGCACCGCGTGGCCGACGCCGACTTCGACGCGCGCTACTGGGAGGCCGTGGCGCGCCGCGAGGCCCGCGAACCGCTCCAGCACATCACCGGGCGCGCCTTCTTCCGCTACCTCGAACTCCAGGTCGGCGCGGGTGTCTTCGTGCCGCGCCCGGAGACCGAGTCGGTGGTCGGCTGGGCGATAGACGCGGTACGGGCCATGGACGTCGCCGAGCCGCTGATCGTCGACCTGTGCAGCGGCTCGGGCGCCATCGCGCTGGCGCTCGCGCAGGAGGTGCCGCGCTCGCGGGTGCACGCCGTCGAGCTGGACGAGGGAGCGTACGGCTGGGCGCGGAAGAACGTCGAGGGCTCCCGGGTCACCCTGCACCACGCCGACGCGCTCACCGCGCTCCCTGAGCTGGACGGCCAGGTCGACCTCGTGATCTCCAATCCGCCCTACATCCCGCTCACCGAGTGGGAGTATGTGGCTCCCGAGGCCCGCGACCACGACCCCGGTATGGCGCTGTTCTCCGGCGAGGACGGCCTCGACATCATCCGCGGCCTGGAGCGCGCGGCACACCGGCTGCTGCGACCCGGCGGTGTCGTGGTCATCGAGCACGCCGACACCCAGGGCGGCCAGGTGCCCTGGATCTTCACCGAGGACCGCGGCTGGGCTGACGCCGCGGACCACCCCGACCTGAACAACCGGCCCCGTTTTGCCACAGCACGCAGGGAGGTGCCGTAA
- a CDS encoding F0F1 ATP synthase subunit B — translation MAETEVPQNPLIPPIPELVIGLIAFAIVFFFLWKKLLPTINKVLEERREAIEGGIEKAEAAQQEASDVLQQYKDQLSEARHEAARLRAEAQEQGAALIAEMRAEGQRQREEIIAAGHSQIEADRRQAAQALRQDVGKLATDLAGKLVGESLEDHARQSRTIDRFLDQLEEKAEAGGAAR, via the coding sequence ATGGCGGAGACCGAGGTTCCGCAGAACCCGCTCATCCCGCCGATTCCCGAGCTGGTCATCGGCCTGATCGCTTTCGCCATCGTCTTCTTCTTCCTGTGGAAGAAGCTCCTCCCCACCATCAACAAGGTGCTGGAAGAGCGTCGTGAAGCCATTGAGGGCGGCATCGAGAAGGCCGAGGCGGCTCAGCAGGAAGCGTCCGACGTACTCCAGCAGTACAAGGACCAGCTCTCGGAGGCCCGCCACGAAGCGGCGCGGCTGCGTGCCGAGGCGCAGGAGCAGGGTGCGGCCCTCATCGCGGAGATGCGCGCCGAGGGCCAGCGGCAGCGTGAGGAGATCATCGCCGCCGGTCACTCGCAGATCGAGGCCGACCGCAGGCAGGCCGCGCAGGCGCTGCGCCAGGACGTCGGCAAGCTCGCGACCGACCTGGCGGGCAAGCTCGTCGGCGAGTCCCTTGAGGACCACGCCCGGCAGAGCCGCACCATCGACCGCTTCCTCGACCAGCTCGAGGAAAAGGCCGAGGCCGGCGGAGCCGCCCGATGA
- the rho gene encoding transcription termination factor Rho — protein MSDTTDLMGVNADAAADGAAAPAATDASASTASGAAPRRRRSGTGLEGMVLAELQQVASGLGIKGTARMRKSQLIEVIKERQAGGGAEPKSGSAAATSASAKSTKAASGDAKGANGAKAAEAKDAKDAKSAKEPKTSAAKTDESIEEARPKRRSTSRARTGEGEAQQDAQDSQQIDIPGQHEGDAAKAQEGRPRHSKAEAAADTAEGRTDAKSEGGKSDGKGERSDKGGGQADGKQQQDRQSKRDRQRDRDRSRKNEGGGTGGGGGGGQQSQGNAQGGGGNRRDDFEDDGAGGRRGRRGRYRDRRGRRGREDFGGGGGEPQIAEDDVLIPVAGILDILDNYAFVRTSGYLPGPNDVYVSLAQVRKNGLRKGDHVTGAVRQPREGERREKFNALVRLDSVNGMAPEGGKARPEFTKLTPLYPQERLRLETEPGQLTTRIIDLVSPIGKGQRGLIVAPPKTGKTMIMQAVANAITHNNPECHLMVVLVDERPEEVTDMQRSVKGEVISSTFDRPAEDHTTVAELAIERAKRLVELGHDVVVLLDSITRLGRAYNLAAPASGRILSGGVDSTALYPPKKFFGAARNIEDGGSLTIVATAMVETGSRMDDVIFEEFKGTGNMELKLERKLSDKRIFPAVDVDASGTRKEEILMGSDELQIVWKLRRVLHALDQQQAIELLLDKMKQTKSNAEFLLQIQKTTPTPGNGQD, from the coding sequence GTGAGCGACACCACCGATCTGATGGGCGTGAACGCCGATGCCGCAGCCGACGGTGCCGCGGCGCCTGCTGCTACGGACGCTTCCGCCTCGACTGCCTCCGGTGCCGCACCCAGGCGTCGGCGCTCCGGCACGGGGCTTGAGGGCATGGTTCTGGCCGAGCTGCAGCAGGTCGCTTCCGGCCTCGGTATCAAGGGCACAGCGCGCATGCGCAAGAGCCAATTGATCGAGGTCATCAAGGAGCGCCAGGCAGGCGGGGGCGCGGAGCCCAAGTCCGGTTCCGCCGCCGCCACTTCAGCGTCCGCCAAGAGCACCAAGGCCGCCTCCGGCGACGCCAAGGGCGCGAACGGCGCCAAGGCCGCCGAGGCCAAGGACGCAAAGGACGCCAAGAGCGCCAAGGAGCCCAAGACTTCAGCCGCCAAGACGGACGAGAGCATCGAGGAGGCCCGGCCGAAGCGCCGCAGCACCTCCCGTGCCCGCACCGGCGAGGGCGAGGCCCAGCAGGACGCGCAGGACAGCCAGCAGATCGACATCCCCGGCCAGCACGAGGGTGACGCGGCCAAGGCCCAGGAGGGCCGCCCGCGTCACTCCAAGGCCGAAGCCGCAGCCGACACGGCTGAGGGCCGCACGGACGCGAAGTCCGAGGGCGGCAAGTCCGACGGCAAGGGCGAGCGTTCCGACAAGGGCGGCGGCCAGGCCGACGGCAAGCAGCAGCAGGACCGCCAGTCCAAGCGCGACCGCCAGCGCGACCGCGACCGCAGCCGCAAGAACGAGGGCGGCGGCACGGGCGGCGGCGGTGGCGGCGGCCAGCAGAGCCAGGGCAACGCCCAGGGCGGCGGCGGCAACCGCAGGGACGACTTCGAGGACGACGGTGCCGGCGGGCGCCGCGGCCGTCGGGGCCGCTACCGCGACAGGCGCGGCCGGCGCGGCCGTGAGGACTTCGGTGGTGGCGGCGGCGAGCCGCAGATCGCCGAGGACGACGTCCTGATCCCGGTCGCGGGCATCCTCGACATCCTCGACAACTACGCGTTCGTGCGCACCTCCGGCTACCTGCCGGGCCCGAACGACGTCTACGTCTCGCTGGCGCAGGTCCGCAAGAACGGCCTGCGCAAGGGCGACCACGTCACCGGCGCTGTGCGCCAGCCGCGTGAGGGCGAGCGCCGCGAGAAGTTCAACGCGCTGGTGCGGCTCGACTCGGTCAACGGCATGGCGCCCGAAGGCGGCAAGGCACGGCCCGAGTTCACCAAGCTGACCCCCCTGTACCCGCAGGAGCGGCTGCGGCTGGAGACCGAGCCCGGCCAGCTGACGACCCGGATCATCGACCTGGTCTCGCCCATCGGCAAGGGGCAGCGCGGGCTGATCGTGGCCCCGCCGAAGACCGGTAAGACCATGATCATGCAGGCGGTCGCCAACGCGATCACCCACAACAACCCCGAGTGCCACCTGATGGTCGTCCTCGTCGACGAGCGTCCGGAAGAGGTCACCGACATGCAGCGGTCGGTCAAGGGCGAGGTCATCTCCTCGACCTTCGACCGCCCGGCCGAGGACCACACCACGGTCGCCGAGCTGGCGATCGAGCGGGCCAAGCGGCTGGTGGAGCTGGGGCACGACGTGGTCGTCCTGCTCGACTCGATCACCCGTCTGGGCCGCGCCTACAACCTGGCGGCGCCGGCCTCGGGCCGGATCCTGTCCGGTGGTGTGGACTCGACGGCGCTGTACCCGCCGAAGAAGTTCTTCGGCGCGGCGCGCAACATCGAGGACGGCGGCTCCCTGACGATCGTCGCGACGGCCATGGTGGAGACCGGCTCCCGCATGGACGACGTGATCTTCGAGGAGTTCAAGGGCACCGGCAACATGGAGCTGAAGCTGGAGCGCAAGCTCTCCGACAAGCGGATCTTCCCCGCTGTCGACGTGGACGCTTCCGGTACCCGTAAGGAAGAGATCCTCATGGGCAGCGACGAGCTCCAGATCGTCTGGAAGCTCCGCCGCGTCCTGCACGCCCTGGACCAGCAGCAGGCGATCGAGCTGCTGCTGGACAAGATGAAGCAGACGAAGTCCAACGCGGAGTTCCTGCTCCAGATCCAGAAGACGACCCCGACTCCGGGCAACGGCCAGGACTGA
- a CDS encoding MraY family glycosyltransferase, whose protein sequence is MREYLLTLCVTVAVTYLLTGPARKFAIAAGAMPPVRARDVHREPTPRLGGIAMFGGLCAGLLVASQLTNIGELFTLSDEPRALLSGAGLIWLIGVLDDKWGVDALVKLGGQMIAAGVMVLQGLTILWLPVPGVGNVSLTPLQGTLLTVALVVITINAVNFADGLDGLAAGMVCIAAAAFFMYAYRIWYGYGVEAAAPATLFAAVLMGMCLGFLPHNMHPSRIFMGDSGSMLIGLVLAAGAVSITGQVDPDLLVEHAGSEKSAVHTMVPLYMPLLLPLTIIAVPFVDLVMAIVRRTWNGRSPFAADRGHLHHRLLEIGHSHSRAVLIMYFWSALIAFGAVAFSVRSSSLAIVLAIVLLSAAGLVILLLPRFTPRVPRWAQAVLPPRYRRARDVLPEHAADEDAAAGADGGEKGEDGAEGRADGGEREPALAGLNGATAIGDRRSFTRPKKINNRR, encoded by the coding sequence GTGCGTGAATATCTGCTGACGCTGTGCGTCACGGTTGCGGTGACCTATCTGCTGACGGGGCCCGCGCGGAAATTCGCCATCGCCGCTGGTGCGATGCCGCCCGTCCGGGCCCGGGACGTGCACCGTGAGCCGACGCCGCGGCTCGGCGGCATCGCGATGTTCGGCGGGCTGTGCGCCGGATTGCTCGTCGCCTCGCAACTGACCAACATCGGCGAGCTGTTCACCCTTTCCGACGAACCGCGCGCGCTGCTCTCCGGAGCCGGGCTGATCTGGCTGATCGGCGTCCTGGACGACAAGTGGGGCGTCGACGCCCTGGTGAAGCTCGGCGGGCAGATGATCGCCGCCGGCGTCATGGTGCTCCAGGGCCTGACCATCTTGTGGCTGCCGGTGCCGGGCGTGGGCAACGTCTCGCTCACCCCCCTCCAGGGCACGCTGCTGACCGTCGCGCTGGTGGTGATCACCATCAACGCGGTGAACTTCGCGGACGGCCTCGACGGGCTGGCGGCGGGCATGGTGTGCATCGCCGCCGCGGCGTTCTTCATGTACGCGTACCGCATCTGGTACGGCTACGGCGTCGAGGCGGCGGCGCCCGCGACGCTGTTCGCGGCCGTGCTGATGGGCATGTGCCTGGGCTTCCTGCCGCACAACATGCACCCCTCGCGCATCTTCATGGGTGACTCGGGGTCGATGCTGATCGGGCTGGTGCTGGCCGCCGGCGCGGTCTCCATCACGGGTCAGGTGGACCCGGACCTGCTGGTCGAGCACGCCGGCTCGGAGAAGTCGGCCGTGCACACGATGGTGCCCCTCTACATGCCGCTGCTGCTGCCGTTGACGATCATCGCGGTGCCGTTCGTGGACCTGGTGATGGCGATCGTGCGGCGCACCTGGAACGGCCGCTCGCCGTTCGCCGCGGACCGTGGGCACCTGCACCACCGGCTGCTGGAGATCGGGCACTCGCACAGCCGTGCCGTGCTGATCATGTACTTCTGGTCGGCGCTGATCGCCTTCGGAGCCGTCGCCTTCTCGGTGCGCTCCTCCAGCTTGGCCATCGTGCTCGCCATCGTGCTGCTCAGCGCCGCGGGGCTGGTGATCCTGCTGCTGCCGCGCTTCACGCCGCGGGTGCCCCGCTGGGCCCAGGCGGTGCTGCCGCCCCGGTACCGGCGTGCGCGTGATGTGCTGCCGGAACACGCGGCGGACGAGGACGCGGCGGCGGGCGCGGACGGCGGGGAGAAGGGCGAGGACGGCGCGGAAGGGAGGGCGGACGGTGGCGAGCGGGAGCCCGCTCTGGCCGGTCTGAACGGTGCCACCGCCATCGGCGACCGCCGCAGCTTCACCCGGCCGAAAAAGATCAACAACCGCCGCTGA
- a CDS encoding F0F1 ATP synthase subunit delta: MNGASREALAAARESLTALTDSTPVDATTLADELAAVTTLLEREVSLRRVLTDPARDGEAKAGLVTRVLGEQVGGPAVDLVAGMVRSRWSSSRDLVDAVEELADYADLVAAERDGSLDDVEDELFRFARTVTSSTELRSALSDRTARTEAKAALLHTLLGGRARPATERLVTRLVTQPRGRSLEGGFDALTRLAAERRNRSVAVVTSAVPLSDRQRQRLADALATMYGRQVHLNLDVDPEVLGGITVRVGDEVINGSIADRLDDAQRRMAG; this comes from the coding sequence ATGAACGGAGCGAGCCGTGAGGCGCTTGCCGCCGCACGCGAGAGCCTGACCGCGCTGACCGACTCCACACCGGTCGACGCCACCACGCTCGCCGACGAGCTCGCGGCCGTGACCACGCTGCTGGAGCGCGAGGTCTCGCTGCGCCGGGTCCTCACCGACCCGGCGCGGGACGGGGAGGCCAAGGCCGGCCTCGTCACCCGCGTGCTGGGCGAGCAGGTCGGCGGCCCCGCCGTCGACCTGGTGGCCGGCATGGTGCGCTCCCGCTGGTCGTCGTCGCGCGACCTGGTCGACGCCGTCGAGGAGCTGGCGGACTACGCCGACCTCGTGGCCGCGGAGCGGGACGGCTCGCTGGACGACGTGGAGGACGAGCTGTTCCGGTTCGCCCGGACGGTCACCTCCTCCACCGAACTGCGCTCTGCGCTGTCCGACCGGACGGCGCGGACCGAGGCGAAGGCCGCACTGCTGCACACGCTGCTGGGCGGCAGGGCCAGGCCGGCCACGGAGCGGCTGGTGACGCGCCTTGTGACACAGCCGCGGGGACGTAGCCTGGAGGGTGGATTCGATGCCCTCACCCGGCTCGCCGCGGAGCGTCGCAATCGTTCGGTCGCCGTCGTCACCTCGGCGGTGCCGCTCAGCGACCGCCAGCGGCAGCGCCTCGCCGACGCACTCGCCACGATGTACGGCCGCCAGGTTCATCTGAACCTCGACGTGGACCCCGAGGTCCTCGGCGGCATCACGGTGCGGGTGGGCGACGAGGTCATCAACGGCTCCATCGCCGACCGTCTTGATGACGCACAACGGCGCATGGCCGGCTGA
- the atpE gene encoding ATP synthase F0 subunit C codes for MSAALEMVNLAAEAKGVTGNLGSVGYGLAAIGPGIGVGIVFGNGTQALARQPEAAGLIRQNQILGFAFCEALALIGIVMGFIFRS; via the coding sequence ATGTCCGCTGCTCTCGAAATGGTCAACCTCGCCGCCGAGGCCAAGGGCGTCACCGGCAACCTCGGTTCCGTCGGTTACGGCCTCGCGGCCATCGGCCCCGGCATCGGCGTCGGCATCGTCTTCGGTAACGGCACGCAGGCCCTGGCCCGTCAGCCCGAGGCCGCCGGTCTGATCCGTCAGAACCAGATCCTCGGCTTCGCCTTCTGTGAGGCGCTGGCCCTCATCGGCATCGTCATGGGCTTCATCTTCCGTAGCTGA
- a CDS encoding L-threonylcarbamoyladenylate synthase — protein sequence MARRYDCTEATDRRTGLREATSAVRRGELVVLPTDTVYGIGADAFSTDAVGDLLEAKGRGRGMPSPVLVGSPNTLHGLVTDFSEMAWELVDAFWPGALTLVARHQPSLTWDLGETHGTVAVRMPLHPVAIELLSEFGPMAVSSANLTGHPAPMDCDAAQEMLGESVAVYLDGGPTPDSVPSSIVDVTSEVPVLLRAGAIDADELRKVVPGLEVAP from the coding sequence ATGGCACGGCGATACGACTGCACCGAAGCGACCGACCGCAGGACCGGCCTTCGCGAGGCCACCTCGGCGGTCCGGCGCGGGGAACTCGTCGTGCTGCCGACGGACACCGTCTACGGAATCGGCGCCGACGCGTTCAGCACCGACGCCGTCGGTGACCTGCTGGAGGCCAAGGGCCGGGGCCGAGGCATGCCCTCTCCCGTGCTGGTCGGCTCCCCGAACACCCTGCACGGGCTGGTCACGGACTTCTCCGAGATGGCCTGGGAGCTGGTCGACGCCTTCTGGCCCGGCGCGCTCACCCTCGTCGCCCGCCACCAGCCGTCGCTGACCTGGGACCTGGGGGAGACCCACGGCACGGTCGCCGTACGGATGCCGCTGCACCCGGTCGCCATCGAGCTGCTCAGCGAGTTCGGCCCGATGGCCGTCTCCTCGGCGAACCTGACGGGACACCCGGCGCCGATGGACTGTGACGCCGCGCAGGAGATGCTGGGCGAGTCCGTCGCCGTCTACCTCGACGGCGGGCCGACCCCCGATTCCGTGCCGTCCTCGATCGTCGACGTCACCAGCGAGGTGCCGGTCCTGCTGCGCGCGGGCGCCATCGACGCGGACGAGCTGCGCAAGGTCGTACCGGGCCTGGAGGTGGCCCCGTAG
- the rpmE gene encoding 50S ribosomal protein L31, giving the protein MKREIHPEYYETQVSCTCGNSFTTRSTMSEGQIRADICSACHPFYTGKQKILDTGGRVARFEARFGKSAGTKK; this is encoded by the coding sequence TTGAAGCGCGAGATCCACCCGGAGTACTACGAGACCCAGGTGAGCTGCACCTGTGGCAACTCGTTCACCACGCGTAGCACCATGTCGGAAGGCCAGATCCGCGCGGACATCTGCTCCGCGTGCCACCCCTTCTACACCGGCAAGCAGAAGATCCTCGACACCGGTGGCCGTGTGGCACGCTTCGAGGCCCGCTTCGGCAAGAGCGCCGGCACCAAGAAGTAG
- the prfA gene encoding peptide chain release factor 1 translates to MFEAVEELIGEHADLEKQLADPAIHADQAGARRLNKRYAELTPIITTYLEWKRTGDDIGTARELAGEDPEFADEVKDLERRREELTEKLRLLLVPRDPSDEKDVILEIKAGEGGDESALFAGDLLRMYLRYAERHGWKTELIESNESDLGGYKDVQVAVKTKGSGQAEPGQGVWARLKYEGGVHRVQRVPATESQGRIHTSAAGVLVLPEAEDVDVEINPNDLRIDVYRSSGPGGQSVNTTDSAVRITHEPTGIVVSCQNEKSQLQNKEQALRILRARLLAAAQEEAEREASDARRSQVRTVDRSERVRTYNFPENRISDHRVGFKAYNLDQVLDGELDPVIQACVDADSAAKLAAAQ, encoded by the coding sequence ATGTTCGAGGCGGTCGAGGAACTCATCGGCGAGCACGCCGACCTCGAAAAGCAGCTCGCGGACCCCGCGATCCACGCCGACCAGGCGGGAGCGCGCCGGCTCAACAAGCGCTACGCCGAGCTCACCCCGATCATCACCACCTACCTTGAGTGGAAGCGGACCGGGGACGACATCGGCACCGCGCGTGAACTGGCCGGTGAGGACCCCGAGTTCGCCGACGAGGTCAAAGACCTGGAGCGCCGCCGCGAGGAGCTGACGGAGAAGCTGCGGCTGCTGCTCGTCCCCCGGGACCCCAGCGACGAGAAGGACGTCATCCTGGAGATCAAGGCGGGCGAGGGCGGCGACGAGTCCGCGCTGTTCGCGGGCGACCTGCTGCGGATGTATCTGCGCTACGCCGAGCGCCACGGATGGAAGACCGAGCTGATCGAGTCCAACGAGTCCGACCTCGGCGGCTACAAGGACGTCCAGGTCGCCGTGAAGACCAAGGGGAGCGGCCAGGCCGAGCCGGGCCAGGGCGTGTGGGCCCGGCTGAAGTACGAGGGCGGGGTGCACCGCGTCCAGCGGGTGCCCGCGACCGAGTCGCAGGGCCGCATCCACACCTCGGCCGCCGGTGTCCTCGTCCTCCCCGAGGCCGAGGACGTCGATGTCGAGATCAACCCGAACGACCTGCGCATCGATGTCTACCGTTCCTCGGGCCCCGGCGGGCAGTCGGTCAACACCACCGACTCCGCCGTGCGCATCACCCACGAGCCGACCGGGATCGTCGTCTCCTGCCAGAACGAGAAGAGCCAGCTCCAGAACAAGGAGCAGGCCCTGCGCATCCTGCGCGCCCGGCTGCTGGCCGCGGCCCAGGAGGAGGCCGAGCGCGAGGCGTCCGACGCGCGCCGCAGCCAGGTCCGTACCGTCGACAGGTCCGAACGGGTGCGCACCTACAACTTCCCGGAGAACCGGATCTCCGACCACCGTGTCGGCTTCAAGGCCTACAACCTCGACCAGGTGCTCGACGGCGAACTGGATCCCGTCATCCAGGCGTGCGTCGACGCGGACTCGGCCGCCAAGCTGGCCGCCGCACAGTGA
- a CDS encoding arsenate reductase/protein-tyrosine-phosphatase family protein — protein sequence MTAPEGRGPAESGGISSADGAFRILHVSTGNVCRSPITERLTRHALADRLGDRRTGGLLVESAGTWGHEGAPMEENAVAVLLEHGADAEGFTGRELLDEHVIRADLVLTATRDHRAQVISMGHSAGLRTFTLKEFTRLVRAIDPATLPDARTAEDVVERARALVQAAAALRGWLLAPSPEADEIYDPYGAPIPYFRTVGDEISRALDPVVTALTGVPAHT from the coding sequence GTGACCGCCCCCGAAGGGCGTGGCCCGGCGGAGTCCGGCGGCATAAGCAGCGCCGATGGCGCGTTCCGTATCCTCCACGTCTCCACAGGCAACGTGTGCCGCTCGCCGATCACCGAGCGGCTGACGCGGCATGCCCTCGCCGACAGGCTCGGAGACCGCCGCACGGGCGGACTCCTGGTGGAGAGCGCCGGTACGTGGGGACACGAGGGCGCGCCCATGGAGGAGAACGCGGTGGCCGTGCTGCTCGAACACGGCGCGGACGCCGAGGGGTTCACCGGGCGCGAGCTGCTGGACGAGCATGTGATCAGGGCCGACCTGGTGCTGACCGCTACGCGTGATCACCGCGCGCAGGTCATCTCCATGGGCCATTCGGCGGGCCTGCGCACCTTCACGCTGAAGGAGTTCACCCGGCTCGTTCGGGCCATAGATCCAGCCACCTTGCCCGACGCGCGCACCGCCGAAGATGTGGTGGAGCGGGCCCGCGCCTTGGTCCAGGCCGCCGCCGCGCTGCGCGGCTGGCTGCTGGCGCCCAGTCCGGAGGCCGACGAGATCTACGATCCCTACGGCGCTCCGATCCCGTACTTCCGCACGGTCGGCGACGAGATCAGCAGAGCGCTCGACCCTGTGGTGACCGCCTTGACGGGCGTTCCGGCGCACACGTAG
- the atpB gene encoding F0F1 ATP synthase subunit A: MQKEPAVSADQMLAFETDCHLFSGCGFEAPGLHSFVFEPMFSVAGFDFNKPMLLALVGTLAIVWFFWAAFNKPKLVPGKIQMVGEAGYDFIRRGVVYETIGKKEGEKYVPLVVALFFFVWVMNLWSVIPLAQFPVTSIFSIPLGLALVVYILWVGLTFKRHGFVGAFKNFTGYDPSLPGAVRPLVMTIEFFSNLLVRPFTHAVRLFANMFAGHMLVVLFTIATWYMLNGIGIAYSAVSFVMTVVMIAFELFIQVIQAYVFVLLTCTYIQGALVEEH; the protein is encoded by the coding sequence ATGCAGAAGGAGCCCGCGGTGAGTGCTGACCAGATGCTCGCCTTTGAGACCGACTGCCACCTTTTCAGTGGCTGCGGCTTCGAGGCTCCAGGGCTCCACTCGTTCGTCTTCGAGCCGATGTTCAGCGTCGCCGGATTCGACTTCAACAAGCCGATGCTGCTCGCTCTTGTGGGCACGCTCGCCATCGTGTGGTTCTTCTGGGCCGCGTTCAACAAGCCCAAGCTCGTGCCCGGCAAGATCCAGATGGTCGGTGAGGCCGGCTACGACTTCATCCGCCGCGGCGTGGTCTACGAGACGATCGGCAAGAAGGAAGGCGAGAAGTACGTCCCCCTGGTGGTGGCGCTCTTCTTCTTCGTCTGGGTGATGAACCTCTGGTCGGTCATCCCGCTCGCGCAGTTCCCCGTGACGTCGATCTTCTCGATTCCGCTCGGTCTCGCGCTGGTCGTCTACATCCTCTGGGTCGGGCTCACCTTCAAGCGCCACGGATTCGTCGGCGCCTTCAAGAACTTCACCGGTTACGACCCGTCGCTGCCCGGTGCGGTGCGCCCGCTCGTCATGACCATCGAGTTCTTCTCGAACCTGCTGGTGCGCCCCTTCACCCACGCGGTCCGGCTCTTCGCGAACATGTTCGCGGGTCACATGCTGGTGGTCCTCTTCACCATCGCGACCTGGTACATGCTCAACGGCATCGGCATCGCCTACTCGGCCGTCTCCTTCGTGATGACGGTCGTGATGATCGCCTTCGAGCTGTTCATCCAGGTCATCCAGGCGTACGTCTTCGTCCTGCTGACTTGCACCTACATCCAGGGCGCGCTCGTCGAGGAACACTGA
- a CDS encoding LCP family protein yields the protein MAGDSNDGDTAAERRARGIRASGRRRKPRSGRTRAMRAAAWTVAGAVVLGGGSLGFVYFKLDGNISGVDINAALGTNRPQDVPNGSMDILVMGSDSRAGDNAKYGKDQGGARSDTAMVVHINEKHDKASVISIPRDTLIQRPSCQGDESVGNKKVPAQRAMFNSAYEVGGPACAVKTVESISGVRMDHYLEVDFSGFKKLINTLGGVEMTTTKPIKDKDSHLNLKAGTHTLDGEQSLGLVRTRHGVGDGSDLGRIQLQQAFVKALMDQVNSIGLFSSPKKLYDLADTSTSAITTDSDLDSVSELTGMAKMLKGIKSDDIQMTTLPVDYDPNDPNRVIPLEAKTKKVWKALKADKPVPKSATKGSAGDQTDIGGVVKDKNGQKKTQGARD from the coding sequence ATGGCGGGCGACAGTAACGACGGCGACACGGCAGCCGAGCGCCGCGCCAGGGGCATACGTGCCAGTGGCCGCCGTCGCAAGCCACGCAGCGGGCGCACGCGAGCCATGCGCGCCGCCGCCTGGACCGTCGCGGGTGCCGTGGTGCTCGGAGGCGGAAGCCTCGGCTTCGTCTACTTCAAGCTGGACGGCAACATCTCCGGCGTAGACATCAACGCGGCCCTGGGCACGAACCGGCCCCAGGACGTCCCGAACGGCTCGATGGACATCCTCGTCATGGGGTCCGACAGCCGCGCGGGTGACAACGCGAAGTACGGCAAGGACCAGGGCGGGGCCCGCTCGGACACGGCGATGGTCGTGCACATAAACGAGAAGCACGACAAGGCCAGCGTCATCTCGATACCGCGCGACACGCTCATCCAGCGGCCGAGCTGCCAGGGCGACGAGAGCGTCGGCAACAAAAAGGTTCCGGCACAGCGCGCGATGTTCAACTCCGCCTACGAGGTCGGCGGGCCCGCCTGCGCCGTGAAGACCGTCGAGTCCATCTCCGGGGTCCGTATGGACCACTACCTGGAGGTCGACTTCTCCGGCTTCAAGAAGCTCATCAACACCCTCGGCGGCGTCGAGATGACCACGACCAAGCCGATCAAGGACAAGGACAGCCACCTCAACCTGAAGGCGGGTACCCACACCCTCGACGGTGAGCAGTCCCTCGGCCTGGTGCGCACCCGGCACGGTGTCGGCGACGGCAGCGACCTGGGCCGTATCCAGCTCCAGCAGGCGTTCGTCAAGGCGCTCATGGACCAGGTCAACAGCATCGGCCTCTTCAGCAGTCCCAAGAAGCTCTACGACCTGGCCGACACCTCCACCTCCGCGATCACCACCGACTCCGACCTGGACTCGGTGAGCGAGCTGACCGGAATGGCGAAGATGCTCAAGGGCATCAAGTCCGACGACATCCAGATGACGACGCTGCCGGTCGATTACGACCCCAACGACCCGAACCGCGTCATACCGCTGGAAGCCAAGACGAAGAAGGTCTGGAAGGCCCTCAAGGCGGACAAGCCGGTCCCGAAGTCCGCGACCAAGGGCTCGGCGGGCGACCAGACCGACATAGGGGGCGTCGTCAAGGACAAGAATGGCCAGAAGAAGACGCAAGGGGCTCGGGACTAG